One part of the Flavobacterium johnsoniae UW101 genome encodes these proteins:
- a CDS encoding LysE family translocator, with translation MINDILAGLPWGLFLSFMVGPVFFILLETSITKGFRAAIVFDFGVVLGDIFFIAIAYLGSYRLISSLKDKPALFIFGGIIMLAYGIISFVRLKNEEKIDDEEIDRDIIKRNYGSLFIKGFLLNVINIGVLGFWLAVIISVGPKLEMQNSRMFTFFTAVIITYLLVDCLKIVLAKQLKSKMTPTNILKIKKGISIVLMVFGVALMVQGWFPKEKEMVKNAFEKIEK, from the coding sequence ATGATAAATGATATTCTGGCTGGACTGCCATGGGGACTTTTTCTAAGCTTTATGGTAGGTCCGGTATTTTTTATACTATTAGAAACCAGTATTACTAAAGGATTCAGAGCTGCAATAGTCTTTGATTTTGGAGTAGTTCTAGGTGATATTTTTTTTATAGCAATTGCTTATTTAGGAAGTTACAGATTGATTTCCAGTTTAAAAGATAAACCTGCACTCTTTATTTTTGGAGGAATCATAATGCTGGCTTATGGGATAATTTCTTTTGTAAGATTAAAAAATGAAGAAAAAATTGATGATGAAGAAATTGACCGGGATATTATTAAAAGAAATTACGGAAGTTTATTCATAAAAGGCTTTTTACTCAACGTTATTAACATTGGTGTTTTAGGTTTCTGGCTTGCAGTAATTATTTCTGTAGGGCCAAAATTAGAAATGCAAAACTCAAGAATGTTTACTTTTTTTACAGCTGTAATTATAACTTACTTATTGGTTGACTGCCTTAAAATAGTATTAGCCAAACAGTTAAAATCTAAAATGACACCAACTAATATCCTAAAAATTAAAAAAGGAATTAGTATTGTTTTAATGGTATTTGGAGTTGCTTTAATGGTTCAGGGCTGGTTTCCAAAAGAGAAAGAAATGGTAAAAAATGCTTTCGAAAAGATAGAAAAGTAG
- a CDS encoding head GIN domain-containing protein, producing the protein MRKLIIGAAILFVQMSFGQVTKELGDFDTVKVYDKLSVKLVQSSENKVVIKGTREAELEAVNKNGVLKLRMPFPKLLSGNDLEVTLYYKHIELIDVNEGASVNSNETIKATSFKVSAQEGAKINVDLNVDKLKVSSVSGGEITVNGKADNLEASLGAGGYFLGSKLTTSQTKVSVSAGGKADVNASTLVDAKVSAGGSIYIYGNPKQVNQKTVLGGKIEIVK; encoded by the coding sequence ATGAGAAAGCTAATTATTGGAGCAGCAATTTTATTTGTACAAATGTCTTTTGGTCAGGTAACCAAAGAATTAGGAGATTTTGATACCGTAAAAGTTTACGACAAATTAAGTGTAAAATTAGTTCAGTCATCTGAAAATAAAGTTGTTATAAAAGGAACAAGAGAAGCAGAGTTAGAAGCTGTTAACAAAAATGGCGTATTAAAATTAAGAATGCCTTTTCCTAAACTTTTGTCAGGAAATGATCTTGAAGTAACTTTGTATTATAAACATATTGAACTAATTGATGTTAATGAAGGCGCTTCTGTAAACAGTAATGAAACTATAAAAGCAACTTCATTTAAAGTTAGTGCGCAGGAAGGTGCAAAAATTAATGTAGATTTGAATGTTGATAAACTAAAAGTAAGTTCAGTTTCTGGCGGAGAAATTACAGTAAATGGTAAAGCAGACAATCTTGAGGCGAGTTTAGGAGCCGGCGGTTACTTCCTTGGAAGTAAATTAACCACTTCTCAGACCAAAGTAAGCGTTTCTGCGGGCGGAAAAGCTGATGTTAATGCTTCGACCCTTGTCGATGCAAAAGTAAGCGCAGGAGGCTCTATTTATATTTATGGAAATCCGAAACAAGTAAATCAGAAAACAGTTTTAGGCGGTAAAATTGAAATAGTAAAATAA